The following are encoded together in the Paenibacillus sp. genome:
- a CDS encoding PaaI family thioesterase: protein MDQKEKEWLEQLEARAAGTFWDYLGCEALEVSRERTVIALDAEKKHLNAMDIVHGGVLASLLDNVMALAVMSARPGERTVTTNLNVHFVAPLAAGRLTATAKVLHESASTLTVEASVRGADGKLGTVGTGSFRMLK from the coding sequence ATGGATCAAAAAGAGAAAGAGTGGCTGGAGCAGTTGGAGGCGCGCGCCGCGGGCACGTTTTGGGACTACTTGGGCTGCGAAGCGCTGGAGGTTTCGCGCGAGCGGACCGTCATCGCCCTGGACGCGGAGAAGAAACATTTGAACGCGATGGACATCGTGCACGGCGGCGTGCTGGCGTCGCTGCTCGACAACGTCATGGCGCTGGCGGTCATGAGCGCGCGGCCGGGCGAGCGCACCGTCACGACGAACCTCAACGTGCATTTCGTCGCGCCGCTCGCGGCCGGCCGGCTGACGGCGACGGCCAAGGTGCTCCACGAGTCGGCGTCGACGCTCACCGTCGAAGCGTCCGTCCGAGGCGCAGACGGCAAGCTGGGAACGGTTGGCACCGGCAGTTTCCGTATGCTAAAGTAG
- a CDS encoding acetyl-CoA C-acyltransferase has protein sequence MRDAKRDAVIVSIARTAVGRAKKGSLAQTRAEDLGVAVLNAAMERAGGGVAKADVEDIIVGCAMPEGEQGLNFARIMALYAGFPTTVPAITINRFCSSGLQAIAFAAERIMLGAADVVLAGGVESMSHVPMAGFKPSPHPDIVSAMPEAYMSMGHTAEEVARRFGVTREDQDRFALESHRRAAAALARGAFRDEIAPVTARLSDVDAAGRPRTREFVFDADEGVRPDTTLEALAALRPAFAAGGTVTAGNASQMSDGAAAALLMSRERAEALGLVPLATFRAYALAGVDPEIMGVGPVEAIPRALRMAGLSPADVDLFEINEAFAAQAVHCVRALGLDPERVNVNGGAIALGHPLGATGAKLTATLVHELRRRGGGIGVVSMCIGGGMGAAGVFDVHA, from the coding sequence ATGAGAGACGCGAAACGCGACGCGGTCATCGTATCGATCGCGCGGACGGCGGTCGGCCGCGCGAAGAAGGGCAGCCTCGCCCAGACGCGGGCGGAGGATCTGGGCGTCGCCGTCCTGAACGCGGCGATGGAGCGGGCAGGCGGCGGCGTCGCCAAAGCCGACGTCGAGGATATCATCGTCGGATGCGCGATGCCGGAGGGGGAGCAGGGGCTCAACTTCGCCCGCATTATGGCGCTGTACGCCGGCTTTCCGACGACGGTGCCGGCGATCACGATCAACCGGTTTTGCTCGTCCGGCTTGCAGGCAATCGCCTTCGCGGCGGAGCGCATTATGCTCGGGGCGGCGGACGTCGTGCTGGCGGGCGGCGTGGAGAGCATGAGCCACGTGCCGATGGCCGGCTTCAAGCCGTCGCCGCACCCGGACATCGTCTCGGCGATGCCCGAAGCGTACATGAGCATGGGGCATACCGCGGAGGAGGTTGCGCGGCGGTTCGGCGTAACGCGCGAGGACCAGGACCGCTTCGCGCTCGAGTCGCATCGCCGCGCCGCGGCGGCCCTCGCGCGCGGCGCCTTCCGCGACGAAATCGCGCCGGTGACGGCGCGGCTAAGCGACGTCGACGCGGCCGGCCGACCGCGCACGCGCGAGTTCGTCTTCGACGCCGACGAGGGCGTGCGGCCGGACACGACGCTCGAAGCGCTCGCCGCGCTCCGGCCGGCGTTCGCCGCCGGCGGCACCGTCACGGCGGGCAACGCGTCGCAGATGAGCGACGGCGCCGCCGCCGCGCTGCTCATGAGCCGCGAGCGAGCCGAAGCGCTCGGCCTCGTGCCGCTGGCGACGTTCCGCGCATATGCGCTCGCCGGCGTCGACCCCGAGATTATGGGGGTCGGGCCGGTCGAGGCGATTCCGCGGGCGCTGCGGATGGCGGGGCTGTCGCCCGCGGACGTCGACCTGTTCGAGATCAACGAGGCGTTCGCGGCGCAGGCGGTGCACTGCGTCCGCGCGCTCGGCCTCGATCCGGAGCGGGTCAACGTCAACGGCGGGGCGATCGCCCTCGGCCATCCGCTCGGCGCGACCGGCGCCAAGCTGACCGCGACGCTCGTGCACGAGCTGCGGCGGCGCGGCGGCGGCATCGGCGTCGTGTCGATGTGCATCGGCGGCGGCATGGGCGCCGCCGGCGTGTTCGATGTGCACGCGTAA
- a CDS encoding DUF5050 domain-containing protein — MMLKPPSKRAFAAALAAAALFAGLLPGRASAELNGTEELPLAYILPKENPWDALDELRREHGSSVEAFLPDDPYVKTAEARNRLYERSIILNLSSSFAYVSRKAVRIDAGNPRVTPVSRSGVTYVPLRFVSESLGAEVEYDAANTATIVTLGSKRLTVRASDGIQLQGRTYVPLRYAAQTLGKAVYYDADTGLIFIGEQADFDYLASDKASGNTPLTYYLNQAFPNMSTEDADYDVYLYTHFFDGYSYAKEGDWIYYSQYPWLSSVHVPDAQVETKGMGFYKENVRTREKVKLSDTVCQSPGIVPGEAEWAYCGSSSELSRVKTDGSRTRETVYENAHWIPDGSERSASNFVGFAEEYAFFLNTERLADGKERFELVRVRAATGESETALKYDRATLGVLAVRGQYIYYSVREEDAFYRMKLDGTGKTKLSSLVLKLSVGDEWMAYENKDGLHMAKLDGTSKTFLVKNSDIYQVRVHGSYVYFDMMHFTQPHSIYRMGPDRSIRKFSLSTVYPKAAKGDRGNFLFVGDTMYFMFSNFTTEPGKIRLDAIPWKAVSKVVR, encoded by the coding sequence ATGATGCTCAAGCCCCCTTCGAAACGGGCGTTCGCCGCCGCTCTGGCGGCCGCCGCGCTGTTCGCCGGTTTGCTGCCCGGCCGCGCCTCCGCGGAGCTCAACGGAACGGAGGAACTGCCGCTCGCGTACATTTTGCCGAAAGAAAACCCTTGGGATGCGCTCGACGAATTGCGGCGCGAACACGGCTCGTCGGTGGAGGCGTTCCTGCCCGACGACCCTTACGTGAAGACGGCCGAGGCGCGAAACCGGCTGTACGAACGCTCGATCATCTTGAACTTGTCGAGCTCGTTCGCCTATGTGTCGCGCAAAGCCGTCCGCATCGACGCGGGCAACCCGCGGGTGACCCCGGTGTCGCGCAGCGGCGTCACGTACGTGCCGCTTCGGTTCGTATCGGAAAGCCTCGGCGCCGAAGTCGAATACGACGCGGCCAATACCGCGACAATCGTAACGCTCGGAAGCAAGCGGCTGACGGTCCGCGCTTCCGACGGGATTCAGCTCCAGGGCCGCACGTACGTGCCCCTGCGCTACGCGGCGCAAACGTTGGGCAAAGCCGTATATTATGACGCGGACACGGGCCTCATTTTTATCGGCGAGCAGGCGGATTTCGATTACCTCGCATCGGACAAGGCGTCCGGGAATACGCCGCTGACCTACTACTTGAACCAGGCGTTCCCGAACATGTCGACGGAGGACGCCGACTACGACGTATACTTGTACACGCATTTCTTCGACGGATACAGCTATGCGAAAGAGGGCGACTGGATTTACTACTCGCAGTATCCGTGGCTTAGCTCCGTACACGTGCCGGACGCGCAGGTCGAGACGAAGGGGATGGGTTTTTATAAAGAGAACGTTCGGACGCGGGAAAAGGTAAAGCTGTCGGACACGGTTTGCCAATCGCCCGGGATCGTCCCGGGGGAAGCGGAGTGGGCGTACTGCGGTTCGAGCTCCGAGCTGAGCCGCGTCAAGACGGACGGAAGCCGAACGCGCGAGACGGTGTACGAAAACGCGCATTGGATTCCGGACGGATCGGAACGCTCGGCTTCGAATTTCGTCGGCTTCGCCGAGGAGTACGCGTTCTTCCTGAATACGGAGCGGCTCGCCGACGGCAAAGAACGGTTCGAGCTCGTTCGGGTGCGCGCGGCGACGGGAGAGAGCGAGACGGCGCTGAAGTACGACCGCGCGACGCTCGGCGTGCTTGCCGTCCGGGGGCAATACATTTATTACAGCGTTCGGGAAGAGGACGCCTTCTACCGGATGAAGCTCGACGGCACCGGGAAAACGAAGCTCTCCTCCTTGGTGCTCAAGCTGTCCGTCGGCGACGAATGGATGGCGTACGAAAACAAGGACGGCCTCCACATGGCGAAGCTGGACGGAACGAGCAAAACGTTCCTGGTGAAAAATTCGGATATTTACCAAGTTCGCGTGCACGGCTCATACGTGTATTTCGACATGATGCACTTCACGCAGCCGCATTCGATTTACCGGATGGGGCCGGACCGGAGCATCCGCAAGTTTTCGCTGTCGACGGTGTACCCGAAGGCGGCCAAGGGAGACCGAGGCAATTTCTTGTTCGTCGGGGACACGATGTACTTCATGTTTTCGAATTTTACGACGGAACCAGGCAAGATTCGACTCGACGCGATTCCTTGGAAGGCGGTCTCCAAGGTCGTGCGCTGA
- a CDS encoding acyl-CoA dehydrogenase family protein — translation MTEIDRERRTFAAGGGFLIDDAPPGSVSTPEDFTEEQRMFADATEEFVDREVLPHDEDIEKLNYDLTVKLLRKAGELGLLGADVPEAFGGLGLDKISSTIINERLARASSFALSVGAHVGIGTLPIVFFGTREQKERYLPQLATGEKIAAYCLTEPGSGSDALGAKTTARLSDDGKHYLLNGSKIYITNGGFADVFIVYAKIDGTDFSAFIVERGMPGFSNGPEEKKMGIKGSSTVPLYFEDVPVPKENLLGERGKGHVIAFNILNIGRFKLAAGALGGCKEAIALAASYANERRQFGRAISEFPLVRAKLADMNIRTYALESMVYRTAGLVDEALEGIDYGAVDAGLKSAKAIAEYAIECSVNKVFASEALDFVVDEGVQIHGGYGYVQEYKIERMYRDSRINRIFEGTNEINRLLIPGTLLKKSMKGELPLLKAAQQFQGELLSMAPPASFEETLAQETHLVGTMKKLFLFVGGAAVQKYGLQFEQEQEALADLADMIIGTYAAESALLRTKKRIAADGEAKAGLSIAMTSAFVQETFEELERIARRRLSAMEQGDALRTMLSALKKLTRHQPLDVTALKRTVAARVVENARYAY, via the coding sequence ATGACCGAAATCGATCGCGAGCGGCGGACGTTCGCCGCAGGCGGCGGCTTTCTGATCGACGACGCGCCGCCGGGCTCCGTGTCGACGCCGGAGGATTTCACCGAAGAACAGCGCATGTTCGCGGACGCGACGGAAGAGTTCGTCGATCGCGAAGTGCTGCCGCATGACGAGGACATCGAGAAGCTGAATTACGATTTGACGGTGAAGCTGCTGCGCAAGGCGGGCGAGCTCGGGTTGCTCGGCGCCGACGTGCCCGAGGCGTTCGGCGGGCTCGGCCTCGACAAAATCAGCTCGACGATCATTAACGAGCGCCTCGCCCGGGCGAGCTCGTTCGCGCTGTCGGTCGGCGCGCACGTCGGCATCGGGACGCTGCCGATCGTCTTCTTCGGCACCCGCGAGCAGAAGGAGCGGTATTTGCCGCAGCTCGCGACGGGGGAGAAAATCGCCGCGTACTGCCTCACCGAGCCCGGCTCCGGCTCCGACGCGCTCGGCGCGAAAACGACGGCGCGCCTGTCGGACGACGGCAAGCACTACCTCCTGAACGGCAGCAAAATTTACATTACGAACGGCGGCTTCGCGGACGTGTTCATCGTTTACGCGAAAATCGACGGAACGGACTTCTCCGCGTTCATCGTCGAGCGCGGCATGCCGGGCTTCAGCAATGGGCCGGAAGAGAAGAAAATGGGCATCAAAGGTTCCTCCACCGTTCCGCTGTACTTCGAAGACGTCCCCGTGCCCAAAGAAAACCTGCTCGGCGAGCGGGGCAAAGGCCATGTCATCGCCTTCAACATCCTCAACATCGGCCGCTTCAAGCTGGCCGCCGGCGCGCTCGGCGGCTGCAAGGAGGCGATCGCGCTCGCGGCGTCTTACGCGAACGAGCGCCGCCAATTCGGCCGCGCGATCAGCGAATTCCCGCTCGTACGCGCCAAGCTCGCCGACATGAACATCCGCACATACGCGTTAGAAAGCATGGTGTACCGGACGGCCGGCCTCGTCGACGAGGCGCTCGAAGGCATCGACTACGGCGCGGTAGATGCGGGACTGAAGTCGGCGAAGGCGATCGCCGAGTACGCGATCGAGTGCTCCGTCAACAAAGTGTTCGCCTCGGAGGCGCTCGACTTCGTCGTCGACGAAGGCGTGCAAATTCACGGCGGCTACGGCTACGTGCAGGAATACAAAATCGAGCGCATGTACCGCGACTCGCGGATCAACCGCATTTTCGAAGGAACGAACGAAATTAACCGGCTGCTCATTCCGGGCACGCTGCTGAAGAAATCGATGAAGGGCGAGCTGCCGCTGCTGAAAGCGGCGCAGCAATTCCAAGGCGAGCTGCTGTCGATGGCGCCGCCGGCGAGCTTCGAAGAGACGCTTGCGCAGGAGACGCATCTCGTCGGCACGATGAAGAAGCTGTTTCTGTTCGTCGGCGGCGCCGCGGTGCAAAAATACGGCCTGCAATTCGAGCAGGAGCAAGAGGCGCTCGCGGACCTCGCCGACATGATCATCGGGACGTATGCGGCGGAGAGCGCGCTGCTGCGGACGAAGAAGCGGATCGCCGCCGACGGAGAGGCGAAGGCGGGGCTCTCGATCGCCATGACGAGCGCGTTCGTCCAAGAGACGTTCGAGGAGCTCGAGCGCATCGCGCGGCGGCGGCTCTCGGCGATGGAGCAAGGCGACGCGCTGCGCACGATGCTGTCGGCGCTGAAGAAATTGACGCGGCATCAGCCGCTGGACGTCACGGCGCTGAAGCGGACGGTGGCGGCGAGGGTCGTCGAGAACGCTCGGTACGCGTATTGA
- a CDS encoding 3-hydroxyacyl-CoA dehydrogenase/enoyl-CoA hydratase family protein, whose translation MSFLIRKAAVIGSGVMGAGIAAHLANAGIPCMLLDVKRDTAEKAIARLAKTNPAPLFRPACAGLIEPGELEAELPKLAEVDWVIEAVTERLDVKRELLARIESVWQPGTVVSTNTSGISVNAMVEGRGEAFRRHFLGTHFFNPPRYMKLLEIIPAQGTDPVVVEGIAAFGEKRLGKGVVVAKDTPNFVANRIGTYGMLVTLREMERGGFTVEEVDAATGPAMGRPKSATFRTLDLVGLDTFAHVAGNVRERASDPAEWEAFEVPAPLQALIARGWLGEKAGQGFYKKVKGPDGASVIQALNLATLEYADSRKPTSASLEAAKQAKGARGKLRALLGAGDRYSQLAWNLLAPVLLYSAERLGEIADSVVDIDNAMKWGFNWELGPFETWDAIGVRSSVARMQAEGRAVPAWVTAWLAAGNETFYKADSDGKRFYVRGTAWEEQAERKETISLRALKAQPARVIRSNAGASLIDIGDDVACLEFHSPNNAIGGDILTMITQSVEEVRRNWRGLVIANEGRNFCVGANLMLLLLEAQDEEWDEIDRIIRMFQGAMTALKRLERPVVAAPHRMTLGGGVEACLPADVILFASETYFGLVETAVGLIPAGGGCKELALRIAAGAASPETDLQPQVNAAFETVALAKTSTSGAHARDLGYMRAIDRVVMNDDHRIYEAKRAVLAMDEAGYTPQRPERVRVVGRDGAAVLRMGAYGMRAGGYISDHDLLIAGKLAHVLAGGDAPAGALVSEQYLLDLEREAFLSLVGEPKTQARMQHMLAKGKPLRN comes from the coding sequence ATGTCATTCCTCATTCGGAAAGCGGCGGTGATCGGCTCGGGCGTCATGGGGGCGGGGATCGCTGCTCATCTCGCCAATGCGGGCATTCCTTGCATGCTGCTCGACGTGAAGCGGGACACGGCGGAGAAGGCGATCGCGCGTCTCGCGAAGACGAATCCGGCGCCTTTGTTCCGCCCGGCGTGCGCGGGGCTGATCGAGCCGGGGGAGCTGGAAGCGGAGCTGCCGAAGCTCGCCGAGGTCGATTGGGTAATCGAGGCGGTGACGGAGCGGCTCGACGTGAAGCGCGAGCTGCTTGCGCGCATCGAGAGCGTTTGGCAACCCGGGACGGTCGTGTCGACGAATACGTCCGGTATTTCGGTGAACGCGATGGTCGAGGGGCGAGGCGAAGCGTTTCGGAGGCATTTTCTCGGGACGCACTTCTTCAACCCGCCGCGCTATATGAAGCTGCTGGAAATTATCCCGGCGCAGGGTACCGATCCCGTCGTCGTCGAGGGGATCGCGGCGTTCGGCGAGAAGCGGCTCGGCAAGGGCGTCGTCGTCGCGAAAGACACGCCGAATTTCGTGGCGAATCGGATCGGCACGTATGGCATGCTCGTCACGCTGCGGGAGATGGAGCGGGGCGGGTTTACGGTCGAGGAGGTCGACGCGGCGACGGGCCCGGCCATGGGGCGGCCGAAAAGCGCGACGTTCCGCACGCTCGATCTCGTCGGGCTCGACACGTTCGCGCATGTGGCGGGCAATGTGCGCGAACGCGCGAGCGATCCGGCGGAGTGGGAAGCGTTCGAGGTGCCGGCGCCGCTGCAGGCGCTGATCGCTAGAGGCTGGCTCGGGGAGAAAGCGGGGCAGGGCTTTTACAAGAAGGTGAAGGGGCCGGACGGCGCCAGCGTCATTCAAGCGCTGAATCTCGCGACGCTGGAATATGCGGACAGCCGCAAACCGACGAGCGCGTCGCTGGAAGCGGCGAAGCAGGCGAAGGGCGCGCGCGGCAAGCTGCGGGCGCTGCTCGGCGCGGGCGACCGGTATTCGCAGCTCGCCTGGAATTTGCTCGCCCCGGTGCTGTTGTACTCGGCCGAGCGGCTGGGCGAGATTGCGGATTCGGTCGTCGACATCGACAACGCGATGAAATGGGGCTTCAACTGGGAGCTCGGTCCGTTCGAAACGTGGGATGCGATCGGGGTTCGAAGCTCCGTGGCGCGGATGCAGGCGGAGGGGCGCGCGGTGCCGGCGTGGGTGACGGCGTGGCTGGCGGCGGGGAACGAGACGTTCTATAAAGCGGATTCGGATGGGAAAAGGTTCTACGTGCGCGGAACGGCGTGGGAGGAACAGGCAGAGAGGAAGGAGACGATTTCGCTTCGAGCGTTGAAGGCGCAGCCCGCGAGGGTGATTCGTTCGAACGCGGGCGCTTCGCTGATCGACATCGGCGACGACGTCGCTTGCCTCGAGTTTCATTCGCCGAACAACGCGATCGGCGGGGACATTCTGACGATGATCACGCAGAGCGTCGAAGAGGTGCGCCGCAATTGGCGGGGGCTCGTGATCGCGAACGAGGGGCGGAATTTTTGCGTCGGGGCGAATTTGATGTTGCTGCTCCTGGAGGCGCAGGACGAGGAATGGGATGAAATCGACCGGATCATCCGGATGTTCCAGGGCGCGATGACGGCGCTCAAGCGGCTCGAGCGGCCCGTCGTCGCCGCGCCGCACCGGATGACGCTCGGCGGCGGCGTCGAGGCTTGCTTGCCCGCGGACGTCATCCTGTTCGCGTCGGAAACGTATTTCGGCCTCGTGGAGACGGCCGTCGGGCTCATCCCGGCGGGCGGCGGCTGCAAGGAGCTGGCGCTGCGCATCGCTGCCGGAGCCGCGTCGCCGGAGACGGATTTGCAGCCGCAGGTGAACGCGGCGTTCGAAACGGTGGCGCTCGCCAAAACGTCGACGAGCGGCGCGCACGCGCGCGACCTCGGCTACATGCGCGCGATTGACAGGGTCGTCATGAACGACGACCACCGGATTTACGAGGCGAAGCGGGCCGTGCTCGCCATGGATGAGGCGGGCTATACGCCGCAGCGCCCGGAGCGGGTGCGCGTCGTCGGCCGGGACGGCGCCGCGGTGCTGCGCATGGGCGCGTACGGCATGCGGGCCGGCGGCTATATCAGCGATCACGATCTATTGATCGCCGGCAAGCTCGCGCATGTGCTCGCCGGGGGCGACGCGCCCGCCGGCGCGCTCGTGAGCGAGCAGTATTTGCTCGATCTCGAGCGGGAGGCGTTCTTAAGTCTCGTCGGCGAACCGAAGACGCAGGCGCGCATGCAGCATATGCTCGCCAAAGGCAAACCGCTGCGCAACTGA
- a CDS encoding long-chain fatty acid--CoA ligase produces METTKRWLAHYPKEVPPSYAYPKHNAAQLLIDAAERYPSRPALDFLGARYDYARLLEASYRFANALQRRFGIRRGDRVAIMLPNCPAAVIAFYGTLMAGAVAVQTNPLYQPHELKHQLADSGAKLIVTLDQLYARVDAARPYTNIEHVVVTSIADELPWPKSWLYPLKLKRSKQYVLMTYTDTVHRFKDVLAESLAAPILARVDAEEELAALQYTGGTTGVAKGVMLTHYNLVANTHQNALWCYRAKMGEERFLAALPLFHVFGLTVLMCQAALRAGELILLPRFEIETVLGTIHAKKPTIFPGAPTMYIALINHPKLKAYDLSSVNVCVSGAAPLPLEVQERFEALSGARLIEGYGMTEASPVTHANPIWGMRKVGSVGIPFPDTDCKVVDPETGEELPVGAVGEIAVRGPQVMKGYWNRPEETEKVLRDGWLFTGDMGTMDEDGYFKIVDRKKDIIIASGFNVYPREIEEVLFQHPGVKEAVVAGVPDPYRGETVKAYVVLQDGAEVTAAALEAYCREHLAAYKVPRLIEFRAELPKSMIGKPLRRALVEEERAKR; encoded by the coding sequence ATGGAAACGACGAAGCGTTGGTTGGCCCATTACCCGAAGGAAGTGCCGCCGTCGTACGCGTACCCGAAGCACAATGCGGCACAGCTGTTGATCGACGCGGCGGAGCGGTATCCGTCGCGTCCCGCGCTCGACTTCCTCGGCGCCCGGTACGATTACGCGCGGCTGCTCGAAGCGAGCTACCGGTTCGCGAACGCGCTGCAGCGTCGGTTCGGAATCAGGCGCGGCGACCGCGTGGCGATCATGCTGCCGAACTGCCCGGCCGCCGTCATCGCCTTCTACGGCACGCTGATGGCGGGCGCGGTCGCCGTGCAGACGAACCCGTTGTACCAGCCGCATGAGCTCAAGCACCAGCTCGCGGATTCCGGCGCGAAGCTGATCGTCACGCTCGATCAGCTGTACGCCCGCGTCGACGCGGCGCGGCCGTACACGAACATCGAGCACGTCGTCGTCACGTCGATCGCCGACGAGCTGCCGTGGCCGAAAAGCTGGCTGTACCCGCTTAAGCTGAAGCGCAGCAAGCAATACGTCCTTATGACGTACACCGACACGGTGCATCGATTCAAAGACGTGCTGGCGGAAAGTCTCGCCGCGCCGATCCTCGCGCGCGTCGACGCGGAGGAGGAGCTCGCCGCGCTGCAATATACCGGCGGCACGACGGGCGTCGCCAAAGGCGTCATGCTGACGCATTACAACCTCGTCGCGAACACGCATCAGAACGCGTTATGGTGCTACCGCGCGAAGATGGGCGAAGAGCGGTTTCTCGCGGCGCTCCCGCTGTTCCACGTATTCGGCCTCACGGTGCTTATGTGCCAAGCGGCGCTTCGCGCGGGCGAGCTCATCTTGCTGCCGCGCTTCGAGATCGAGACGGTTCTCGGCACGATCCACGCGAAGAAGCCGACCATCTTCCCGGGCGCCCCGACGATGTATATCGCTTTGATCAATCACCCGAAGCTGAAAGCGTACGATCTGTCCTCCGTCAACGTGTGCGTGAGCGGGGCGGCGCCGCTGCCGCTCGAGGTGCAGGAGCGGTTCGAAGCGCTGTCCGGCGCCCGGCTCATCGAAGGCTACGGGATGACGGAGGCGTCGCCGGTGACGCATGCGAATCCGATCTGGGGGATGCGGAAGGTGGGCTCCGTCGGCATCCCGTTCCCCGACACCGACTGCAAGGTCGTCGACCCGGAGACGGGCGAGGAGCTGCCGGTCGGCGCCGTCGGCGAAATCGCCGTTCGCGGCCCTCAGGTAATGAAAGGGTACTGGAACCGCCCGGAGGAAACGGAGAAGGTGCTCCGCGACGGATGGCTGTTCACGGGCGATATGGGAACGATGGACGAAGACGGCTATTTCAAGATCGTGGACCGCAAAAAGGACATCATTATTGCAAGCGGTTTCAATGTGTATCCGCGGGAAATCGAGGAGGTGCTGTTCCAGCATCCAGGCGTCAAAGAGGCGGTCGTCGCCGGCGTGCCGGACCCGTACCGCGGCGAAACGGTGAAGGCGTACGTCGTGCTGCAGGACGGAGCGGAGGTGACCGCTGCGGCGCTCGAGGCGTACTGCAGGGAGCATCTGGCGGCGTATAAGGTGCCGCGGCTGATCGAGTTTCGCGCGGAGCTGCCGAAATCGATGATCGGCAAGCCCCTCCGGCGCGCGCTGGTCGAGGAGGAGCGGGCGAAGCGTTAG